Proteins from one Fragaria vesca subsp. vesca linkage group LG6, FraVesHawaii_1.0, whole genome shotgun sequence genomic window:
- the LOC101306065 gene encoding deSI-like protein At4g17486-like: MLCRKSVCTDDSGSVPVYLNVYDLTPYNGYAYWLGLGVYHSGVQVHGIEYAFGAHEYPTTGIFEGEPRKCDGFTFRKSILIGKTDVGPLEVRTVMEQLAEQYRGNAYNLITKNCNHFCNDACIRLTGNPIPNWVNRLARIGFLCNCVLPVTLNSTKVRHHRIDEKADEEDEKKLTSQANNVGISSTSCSSASSSPACTTTRRGRSRTRRPLPPSSPLIVGSSS; the protein is encoded by the exons ATGCTGTGCAGAAAGAGTGTCTGCACTGATGACAGTGGATCGGTGCCTGTGTACTTGAACGTTTATGATCTGACACCTTATAATGGCTACGCTTATTGGCTTGGTCTTGGTGTCTACCATTCTGGTGTTCAAG TTCATGGGATTGAGTATGCATTTGGAGCTCATGAGTATCCAACAACTGGGATTTTTGAGGGGGAACCAAGAAAGTGTGATGGATTTACATTTAGGAAATCAATTTTGATTGGGAAAACGGATGTTGGGCCTTTGGAGGTGAGAACAGTGATGGAACAGCTTGCAGAGCAATATAGAGGGAATGCATACAACTTGATCACCAAAAACTGCAACCATTTCTGCAATGATGCTTGTATTAGATTGACTGGAAACCCAATTCCGAATTGGGTTAATCGGCTTGCAAGAATTG GCTTTCTCTGCAATTGCGTTCTTCCTGTAACTTTAAATTCAACAAAAGTTCGTCATCACAGAATCGATGAGAAGGCAGATGAAGAAGACGAGAAGAAACTGACAAGCCAAGCAAACAATGTGGGCATATCATCTACTTCTTGTTCTTCTGCATCATCCTCTCCAGCCTGCACAACAACCCGCAGGGGTAGAAGCCGAACAAGACGTCCTCTCCCTCCATCATCGCCTTTGATTGTTGGTTCTTCATCCTGA